In Fluviicola sp., the sequence TTCCCGATCTTACGTACCAATTCATCACTCGTAACTCCCGGAATAGGTTCTTCACGCGCCGGATAGATCGGCATGATGATCGCTTCATCCAATTTCCCCAATTCTTCTACAAATCCTTCTTCGAAATCCCGTGTGCGGGAAAACAAATGCGGCTGAAAAATACCAACCACTTTTTTATCCGGGTAAAGTAACCGGATGGAAGAAACAAGTGCCGCAATTTCGGTAGGATGATGCGCGTAATCGTCGATATAAACCAACTTCTCCGTTCGTACTTGGTATTCAAAACGTCTTTTGACCCCTTTGAAATCCTGCAGTCCGGAACGGATTTCCGCTTCCGAAAGCCCCAATTCTTTGCACATTGCTGCAACAGCCAGTGCATTTTCTGCATTGTGAATTCCCGGCAAACCTAAAACCACATCCTTCCACACCTCGTTTTCAAAATGAACATTCATCAAAAAACGGCCATTTTCATAGTGCAATCCGGTTCCGTATACTTGCGCATCCGGCTGATCGATTCCATAGGAAATTCCCTGAAATCCGGTTTGTTTGAGCGGAAGCCCGTATTTGTAGATCAATAGCTGATTTTCTTTGTGCTTATCGGCGTATTCCTGGAACCCTTCAATAAACGATTCGGTAGTTCCGTAAATATCCAGATGGTCCGGGTCCATTGCCGTAATAATACTTGCATAGGGTTTCAAACGCAGAAAAGAACGGTCAAATTCATCCGCTTCGATCACCGAATAGTCGGCAGAAGCATTCACCAAAACATTCGAATTGAAATTGGAAGAAATTCCTCCCAAAAATGCAGAACATTTCAAATGCGACTGACTCAATACATAAGCTAACATAGTCGAAGTGGTTGTTTTGCCATGTGTACCGGCAACACCCAATCCTTTACTCGTTTGCGTGATCAAACCGAGCACCTCGCTGCGTTTTAAAACGGGATGATTTTTCTGAACATATACCAACTCTCCCATATTTTTTGGAATGGCGGGAGTGTAAACAACTAGGGTAGAATCCGTGTTTTGGTACTCAGCAGGAATGTTCTCCCCCAAATCTTCGAAATGGATGGCAATGCCTTCCGCCTGCAATTCATCCGTTAAAGGTGAAGGCGTTTTATCGTAACCGGCCACATCAAAGCCCTTTGCTTTGAAATAACGCGCCAGTGCCGACATCCCGATTCCGCCGATGCCTATGAAATAAAAGCGTTTAATATTATCCAATTTCATTTTATTGTCGTTTTGTAGGGACACGATACGTCGCGTCCCTACGCCAGATTTTCAATCACATCCACAATATCCGCGGTGGCATTCGGTTTTGCCATGCGTTTGATTGCAACACGCAATTCATTCATTTTATTGTCGTCATTCAGGACCTGGATTGCTCCTGAAATCAATTGTTCTTTTGCCACATCATCCTTGATCAGGATGGCTGCCCGGTTCTTCACCAATGCCATGGCATTTTTTGTCTGATGATCTTCAGACACATTCGGAGACGGAACCAGAATCGTTGGTTTTCCTACGATGCACAATTCCGAAATGGACAATGCACCCGCACGTGAAACGATCACATCCGCCACTCCGTAAGCCGCATCCATTCGTGCAATGAAATCCGTAAGGTAAACCGGAGCTTTCTTCCGAATCTCCAATTCCTTTTTCATGTCTTCGAAATAGTATTTTCCGCATTGCCACAACACTTGCACATTTGCTGCTTCCAGATCAGTCAGTGCGTGAAGAACTCCTTCATTCAGAGTCCGCGCGCCCAAACTTCCCCCCATCACCAAAATGGTCCGTTTGGAAGGGTCCAATGCCGGAAATTCGTTGAATGCTTCTTCTTTACTGATCGATGCGCGATTCAACTCTTCGCGAACCGGGTTTCCGGTCAAACGGATCGTTGCCGGAGGAAAAACACCTTCCAAACCTTCGTAAGCCGTACAAACCGCCTTCACTTTTTTGGAAAGAAGACGATTGGTTTTTCCCGGATAGGAATTCTGCTCCTGGATCAGCGTGGGAATTCCCAAGCGCTGCGCCATTTTTAAAGTCGGGCCGCTGGCATAACCGCCCACACCGATCACCACTTCCGGCTTGAAGTCTTTTAAAATATTTTTCGCCTGCGACAAACTTTTCATCAATTTAAACGGAAGCGCCAGGTTTTTCACCGTCAGTTTTCGCTGTAAACCAACGATCGGTAAACCGACAATTTTGTATCCTGCTGCGGGAACTTTTTCCATTTCCATTTTTCCTTCCGCTCCCACGAAAAGGATTTCCGCATCCGGATTGCGTTTCTTAATCTCGTTTGCAATGGCTAGTGCAGGAAAGATATGTCCTCCCGTTCCACCGCCCGATATCACTATTTTCTTCAATTCTTTCATGCAAAAACAGGTTCAGATTCCACACTATTTTTCTCTTCTTGTTTCTGGGCAACTCCCTGCACAATCCCGATTCCCACACAAGCCATGATCATCGCAGATCCTCCCATTGCCAGGAATGGCATGTTTTGACCCGTAACCGGGAAAATTCCCGTGCACACCATCATATTTACAGCCGCCTGGGAAAGCAATAAAATCCCGATTCCTAAACAGACGTAGGTTTCAAACAGGTTTTCGGCCCGGAGTGCTATCCGCATGATGCGATAGAGCAAAATGAGGTAAAACAACACGAGTATGATGGCGAAAAACGATCCGAATTCCTCCACAAACGATGCATAGAAAAAATCTGCATAAGCTTCCGGGATGAACTCTTTTACTTTTCCTTTCCCGATTCCCTGACCGAAGAAACCACCTAGGTAAATCGCCTGTTCAGCGTTATTCGCCTGCAAGTTTCCTGCCTGATCAATGTCCCCGCTGTTTTCATACCGGTTTGAGATCCGGTTCATCCACGTATCGTATCGCGGAAGAATATTCAATTCCGGCAAGGCTTTGTGCAAACCAACTGCCATGACGAACAACAGGATTCCGGCAAAAATGACCGAAAACAATTTCGAAAAAGGAACTCTTCCGAGGAAAAGCAAGGTAAAGCTGATCATAAACAGAATGGCAGCCGTTGAAAAGTTATCCTTAACAATCAACCCACAAATAATAACTATCGGTGCCATTACCGGTAAAAAGCCTTTTTTCCAATCGTTCATTTCGTCCTTTTTCTTCACCAGCATGCGTGAAACATAAATCAATAAAGCGAGCTTGGCAAAATCGGAAGACTGGAAGGTCAACCCCACAAAAGGGATCTTCACCCATCGACCCGCCTCGTTTACTTTCGTACCGAAGAAAAGCGTGAAAATCAATAAGGCAATCGAGCCGTAATAAATAATCTTAGACATTTTGGAAATGTACATCGGGTCGCGCTTATGCACCCAGTACATGGCCAAAACAGCCAACAAAATGTATATAAAATGCTTGAATAAGTATTTAAATGGCGTTCCACCCTCGATCTTCACAAGGATCGGGACAAAACTGTACACAGAAACCAATGAGAAGCCAAGCAAAATGAGTGTAATTACCCAGATTACCAAGTCTCCTTTAAAATGCTTTCTTAGAAACTGTACCATGTTTTACTTATTGATGTAGCTTAACAAAGTTCTCGAAAACCTCCATTTTTGTTTTCCACTCATTGCCCTGAACGGTGAAGAGCAGAATATGTCTTGCCTGCTTCGTCCTCTTTAAAAATTCCAATGCATCTTCCAGCGAATCAGTTCCTGTAACCAAAGGCATTTGGGAAATGATATCGGATGGAATGGAAAGCTGTGGATTATCGAACTGTGCGCACCACTGAACGGAACGCAAGGTCTCAGGATCCACCTGGGCCATTTCCTGGATATTATACTCATTCGCCAACCAGAATACCGGAAACGGGAAAGTCGAAATGGTTGCGGAAAGTTCAACAACAGCCGGTTTGTACCAGGTAAATACATCCATTCCCCACAATTTACCCAAGGGCCGCAGGGACATGCGCTCCGCCGCATCCAGTGACTCTTTACGGGCCTGGAGCAGTTGAGCCTGCTGATCAACTTTTTTAATTTCCATGACGCATTGATTTAAAGTGAACGAACAGCCTCTTTAAATTGATTTCCTCTGTCTTCGTAATTCTCGAACAAATCGAAACTTGCACAAGCCGGAGATAACAAAACTGTTTCGTCTTTTTTAGCCAAACGGTAACCGTAAGCAACTGCTTCCATAGCGGAACCTGCCTCTACAATTGTTTCCACATGGCCGGAAAAAGTATCGATGATCTTTTGGTTGTCTTTCCCCAGGCAAATGATCGCTTTTACTTTCTCTTTCACCAAATCCAACAATTCGGTGTAATCGTTTCCTTTATCCACACCACCAACAATCCAAACCGTTGGCTGCTCCATGCTTTCCAATGCAAACCAGGTTGAGTTTACGTTAGTAGCTTTGGAATCGTTGATAAATTCAATACCGCATACTTTGGCAACAAATTCCAGGCGGTGTTCCACATTTACGAAGTCGGACAGACTTTCGCGCACAATCTCCTTGCGAATATCAAGGATTCGACCCGCTAGCCCGGAAGCCAGGGAGTTTTGGGTATTGTGCTTACCCTTCAATGCTAGTTCATGAATAGACATAGTGAATTGATTGTTAAAGTTTATGATGAGTTGTTTGTTTGCTACGTATCCTCCTTCTTCAAATTCCTGCGTCAATGAGAAAGGAAGTTTTTTTGCCGGAATAGCCCGTTTCTCTATCTCAGCCAGTATTGTTTTATCGTCTGCATTGTAGATGAAATAATCTGCTGCAGTCTGGTTGTTCAGGATGCGGAATTTCGAATTCACATACAATTGCATGTTGTATTCGTAACGGTCCAGATGATCCGGCGTAATGTTCGTCAGGATGGCTATTTCCGCCTTGAAATCTTCCATGTCGTCCAGCTGGAAAGAACTCAACTCCAGCACATAGATCTCATTCTCTTCCAGAGCCACCTGCTTCGCAAAACTGTACCCGACATTTCCGGCTAATCCTACTTTCAACCCTGCTTTTTTCAGCATGTGGTGAATCAGCATAGTCGTGGTCGTTTTCCCGTTACTTCCGGTGATGCAGACTTTCTTCGCCGTTGTAAAGTATCCCGCAAATTCGATCTCCGAAATCACTTTGATCCCTTTCTCCCGAATGGCTTTCATGACCGGTGCTTTTTCCGGAATACCCGGAGATTTGATCACCAGATCCGCTTCCAGGATGCGCTCCATCGAATGCGCGCCCTGCTCCCATTCCAGCTGATACTCATTCAGTTCAGCCTGGAAAGAATCCTTGATCGTGCCGAAATCGGAAATAAAGGTTTTTGCCCCTTTCACTTTCGCAAGGATTGCAGCACCGACTCCACTTTCGCCGGCACCCAAAACAACTACTATTTTGTTCTGAATGTTCATTAACGCAGTTTCAGGGTTACAATGGATACAACAGCCAGCAGGATCGCAACGATCCAGAAACGGGATACGATTTTCGCTTCGTGCAGTCCTTTTTTCTGGTAATGGTGATGCAAAGGCGCCATGCGGAAAATCCGGCGGCCTTCACCGAATCTGCGCTTGGTGTATTTGAAATACCCCACCTGCATGATCACGGATAAATTTTCGACCAGGAAGATTCCGCACAAAACCGGGATCAATAATTCCTTGCGAATGGAAATAGCGAATACCGCAATGATTCCACCCAGGGCCAAACTTCCGGTATCTCCCATGAAAACCTGCGCCGGGTAACTGTTGTACCACAGGAATCCGATACACGCTCCCACGAATGCCGCGATAAAGATTACAAGCTCCTCCGCATACGGAACGTACATCACATTCAGGTAATCCGCGAAGTGCACATTCGATGTTACATACGCCAGCACCGCCAGCGCAATTCCCGCAATGGCACTCGTTCCGGTTGCAAGTCCGTCGAGCCCGTCGGTCATGTTTGCCCCGTTCGAAACGGCTATCACAATGATAATTACAAACGGAATGAACAAAGCCCAGCCATACGATTTATCGATATCTCCGATCAGCCAGTTGTAATTGAACTCGTTGTTCTTTACAAAAGGAATGGTCGTGGTCATATCACGCGTTACGATCCATTTGGAAGGAATCGTGTCCGAAATCACATCTTTGGAATGCTGGTGCGTTACAAAAGATTCTCCTGCCTGCAATTGGTAATCAGCCGCAACACGTTTGTGCACCTGCACATCCGGGTGGAAATACAAAATCGATCCGACAATGATACCTACACCAATCTGACCGACTACTTTGAATTTTCCTTTCAGACCTTCTTTGTTCTTTTTGAAAACTTTGATGTAATCATCCAGGAATCCGATCATTCCCAGCCAAACAGTTGCCAGAAGCATGGTGAAAACGTACACATTGTGCAGTTTCGCGAAAAGCAAAGTCGGGATCAGGATCGCGGAAAGGATGATAATTCCTCCCATAGTCGGCGTACCTGCTTTTTCCAGCTGACCCGCCAATCCCAAATCGCGCACCGTTTCACCGATTTGCTGACGACGCAGCAGGTTAATCAAGCGCTTTCCGAAAATAATGGACACGATCAATGAAGTGATCAATGCCATTGCAGCTCTGAATGAAATATAATGGAACAACCCCGCTCCGGGGAAATCCATTTCTGCTAAATAATTAAAGAGGTATGTTAACATAACTTTTTAGTATTTGATTTATGCTCGCTTTGCTCGGGTTTTGCCACGAATTCACGAATTTTTTGCTCGCTTAACAGGCTCGCTGAATTCCATGCATATTTGCTTTGCTCGTATGATGTGGTATTCTTATTTTTCACCTGTTTATTCATTATTTTTTGAGTTTATCGAAGTAATTTTTAACCACGTCGAAATCATCGAAAGGATGTTTTACGCCGTTGATTTCCTGGTATTTTTCATGTCCTTTTCCTGCGATCAGGATAATATCTTTTGCCTGCGCCAGGGAAACAGCTGTTTTAATCGCCTGGTCACGATCCAAAATGGAAAGCACTTTCATCGTTTGATGCGCTCCCACACCCGCTTCCATTTGCCGCAGGATTTCAGCCGGATCTTCTGTTCGCGGATTATCCGAAGTCAGAATGACTTTATCACTCATTTCACAAGCAATGCGGGCCATTTCGGGTCTTTTCAGCGCATCGCGGTCGCCTCCGCAACCGACAACCGTAATCACCTGCTCATTTCTGGTGCGGATATTCTCGATCGTTTTCAATACATTTTCCAATGCATCCGGTGTGTGTGCATAATCCACAATCGCCGTAATATCCGTAGTACTTTTCGTGAACTGGAAACGTCCGTCAACTGCCTCCAGGCTGCTTAGTACCGTCAACACTTCCGTAGAATCGGAGCCCAGCAACTGGCTGATGCCGTATACCGTTGCAATATTATATGCGTTGAAATCACCGATCAGGCGCGTCCACAATTCAATTCCGTTCACAGTCAGCAACAATCCGCTGAAACTGTTTTCCAGCACCTTCACTTTGAAATCTGCATGGGTCTTGAGCGCGAAAGTGGAAATCTTTGCTTTGGTGTTCTGCACCATCACCATTCCGTTCTTATCATCCGCATTCACCAGGGCAAAAGCTTCTTTATTCAGCCCATCGAAGAAAGCCTTCTTTGCAGCGATGTACTCTTTGAAGGTTCCGTGGTAATCCAAATGATCGTGGGTAATATTGGTAAACGCCCCGCCTTTGAATTCCAATCCGGCAATCCGGTTTTGAGATACTGCATGCGAACTCACTTCCATGAAACAATGCGAACAACCCTGAGCCACCATATCAGCCAGCAAGGCATTCAAAGCAATCTGGTCCGGAGTAGTGTGTGTAGCAGGAATTACTTCTTTCCCGATCAGATTCACGACCGTAGAAAGCAAACCTACTTTATAACCCAAACCAGTGTACAAATCGTGCAACAAGGTTGTAGTGGTCGTTTTCCCGTTCGTTCCCGTTATTCCCACCAAAAGCAAAGACCGGGAAGGATAATCGTAGAAAGCATGTGCCAATTCTCCCAAAGCCAGAGAAGAATCCGGGACAATCAGCAAAGTAACTGTTGCAGGAACGTCAACAACGCGTTCCGCAACAATTACCTTACATCCTTTTTCAACAACCTGCGGAATGAAATCGTGCGCATCCACCTGCGTACCTTTCACAGCAACGAAAAGCGTTCCTGGAGCCGCCTTCCGGGAGTCTGAAACAAGCGCAGAAATCTCCACATCAGCAGGTCCTATCCACTGAGTTACTTTCGTTGCTTTTGCTAATTCACTGACTGTTTTCATTCCAATATTAATTCCATTAATCCCCCGGCCACTGCTGGCGATCCGGCAGGAATCGTTTGTTTTACTACTTTTCCGCTTCCGCGTATATACACATGCATTCCCAGGCGCTCGATCAGGTAAACCGCATCCTTGGCAGTTAATCCCGTAACACTCGGAACTGTTGTAGAAGATATTTTCCGTGGTACAATCGAAATATGCGATTCCGAACCCCGTACCCGCGACCACTCGCTGTAAGCATCCATTTGATAAGGCAAATGCAAGCGTTTCAGAACGACCAGCAAGTCATTGATATTTCCATCCTTAATCAAAGGCGCTTCTTCCGCACGCTTTTTCTCTTCGTTAATCGCCTTGTGGTAATTCAAAGAGTTCGAATACACCTTATTCGCAATAGCAGAGAACACTGTTCCCGAAACGGTTGCCCCGTAAATGTCTTTCGAAGGCGCCGCTACCACCACAATACAGGAGTAAAGCGGTTCATCTGCCGGGAAATACCCGACAAAAGATGCCTGATAGGTTTTATTTCCATCTTCCCCGTAACGCCCGTCGGCGTTCTGCACTACCGCAGTCCCTGTTTTACCGGCAATGTCGAACAATGCAGATTTCAGGGCACTACCCGTTCCACGCTTCACAACTCCTTTCAAACATTCCTGCATCAGACGAAGCGTTTTGTCAGAACAGATTTTCGGGCGAAGAACAATTGGCTTGAAAGACTTCACAATGCGCTGGCCGCGGCGAATGTGCTCTACAAACTGCGGACGAACCAATGTCCCGTTATTTGCAACTGCATTGTAGAAAGCCAAAGTCTGCAAAGGCGTTTGCTGCACCTCGTAACCGATCGACATCCATGGAAGTGAAATTCCCGACCATTGTTTGGTTCCCGGCGCGTACAACGTTGGCCTTGGCTCACCCTGCAAATCAACTCCCAATGAATCTCCGATCCCAAACGAACGCAAACGGTCAATAAACACCTGCGGCTCTCTGCGATAGGCATTGTTAATGACACGCGCTATCACATTCGACGACAATTCAAAAGCCCTGCGGATCGTGATTCTTCCATATCCGTAAGGATTCGAATCGGTCAGTTTCAAATTGTAGAACTGGTATTCCCCGTCAGCATTTACCGTATCATCCAGGCTGATCTTCTGATCTTCCAGAGCAGCCATTAAAGATGCCAGTTTGAATGTCGACCCCGGAACCTCTTTTGTACCGATCGCATGGTTGTACAATTCGTAGTATTCACCGTCCGAAGCCATCTGCAAATTCGAAACTGCGCGAACAAAGCCTGTTTTTACATCCATTACGATCACACAACCGCTTTTCGCGCCCTGATTTTTCAACTGGCGGTACAATTCCGAATGTGCCACCTCCTGGATTTCCATGTCAATGGAAGTAATCAGGTCAGCCCCCTCGATCGGTTCGCGGATCATTTTCCCGGTTTTTTTCCAGCCGGAAGAAATACGCTGTTCCACTTCTTCTCCCGGTTCACCTGCCAGGATTTCGTTGTAAGCTCCTTCAATTCCTACACGTAATTCTTTCGAATTCCCGTTATTCTGGTAATATCCCAAAGTCCGCTTCAGGATTTCCCCGTGCGGACGTTTTCTCAAAATCGTTTCGTCGGTATCAATCAAACCACCTTTATTCCTTCCCAGGTTGAAAATCGGGAGTTCTTCCACGCGGTGTCTTTGTTCATTCGTTGCTTTCAGCTTAATGGTAATATACCTTCTCTGCCTAGCCCTTCCTTTCCGGATGTAATTTTCGAAATCACGCGCCGAAGTTTCCGGGAATATTTTGCTTAAACCTGCACACAAAGCACCTATTTCCTTATCGAAAACATCCTGATCCACAACAGTTGGATCCATGTGTATGTCAAAGAACGACACCGATGTAATCAGCGGCGTATAATTTCTATCCAATACTTCTCCGCGACGCGGGTATTTCTTAACCGCCCTTGTCGGGATTTTCTCTTTAGTTGCCGTAAACAATGAAGCACTGCCTTCCGACTGGATCATGATCGTTTTCACAACCACAACTATCAAGGCAATGAAAAAACCTATGTAAACCAGGTAAGCCCGCCACATCAAGTCTTTTTTATCACTCATTCTTTTCGCTTTAATCGTATTACTTTTACCGGGTTAACCGTTTCCTTCAACCCTCGTTTTTCCAATGCCTGAACCAGGCGGTAACGGGAAGTCGATTCTTCCAATCGCGCTTTGTTCTCAATATATTCAGCAGTTTGTGCATCTACATCCGCCTGCAAATCAGTAATATCTTTCTGCAACTGCTTCCCGTAATATCCTTTTGCAACCATCAGCATCAACAGCAACAGAATGAAGAAAATGAAAGTCAGGTTGTTCAAAACAAAATCCCTGGTCAAAATCTCCCCGTTCAACACCTGGATCAACAGGTTCTGACGTTTTGGTTTCACATTGCTTGCAGCAGCAGCTTTCGGTTTCGGACCGGCTTTCGCGGAAGCGGTCTTTTTCGAGCTTTTCTTTCCCGGATTTTCATTCGGAATTTCCGTGGAGTAAGTTGTGCGGGACGATTTACCCCGTACAGCATCCATTGGATTTTCCTCCCGTTCTCTGTACTCATTTTCCATCCGCTACCCTTTTTGCAATTCTCAACTTCGCACTTCGCGCACGCGTATTTCTTTGAATCTCTTCTTCCGTCGGAAGGATCGGTTTGCGATTCACCTCCTCAAAAGGCTTCAACACTTTCCCGAAGAAATCCTTTTCAATCGAACCATCCAGGTTACCACGCTTCATCAGGTTTTTCACCAGGCGATCTTCCAGGGAATGATAAGACATCACCACCAGGCGACCATCAGGCTTCAACACATCCGCAGTTTGCAACAAGAATTTCTCCAGCACATCCATTTCCTGGTTCACCTCAATCCGAAGCGCCTGGAATACCTGCGCAAAGAATTTATGATCTTTAAACTTAGGGGCAACCGGCATCAAAGCCTCCATTAATTCACCCGTAGTTTTGATTTTCGATTTATTGCGCGCTTTTACCAATTCTACCGCTGTCTTGAACGGATGATCCAATTCGCCGTATTTTCTGAAAATTGCAGCCAATTGTTCTTCGTCGTAAGTCTGAACAATTTTTGCAGCCGTAAAATCACCAGCCTGGTTCATGCGCATGTCCAAAGCCTCATTGGAACGGATGGAAAACCCGCGCTTCGCATCATCAAACTGATGAGAGGAAACACCCAGATCCGCTAAAATCCCGTCAACCGCCGGAATACCCAAAACACGTAAATGATTTTTCAGAAAAGCAAAATTGGCAGCCACGAAATGGAAATTCGGAGCTTCCCATGCATTTGCACGGGCATCCGGATCCTGATCAAAAACGATCAGTTTTCCTTTTGAAGAAAGTTTTTCGAAGATTGCACGGGAATGACCGCCGCCACCAAAGGTAACGTCCACATAAACTCCATCCGGATTGATATTCAATCCATCCAGACACTCCTGTAGCATGACAGGCACGTGGTATGTCGCATCGTTATTCGTCATCATTCCCCAAATCACCCATTACTTCATCTGCCAAATCAGCAAAATCAGCCATGTTTCCATCGATCAACTCGAAGTATTTGGACTTGTCCCAGATCTCAATTCGGTCGTTGTATGCGATCAGCATCACATCCTTATCCAAACCAACCCGTTCCATGTGCATCACCGGGATCAGAATACGACCGGCATTATCCAGCGCAATCTGCTTTGCCCCCTGATGAAACAAGCGGTAGAACATACGGTTCTGTGGTTTGAACAAATTCAGCTTCGACAATTTCAGTGACAACTTCTCCCATTCGTTCATGGGGTAAAGCGTCAAACATTCCTCGAAACCTTTATTCAACATGAATTGTTCCTGAGCTTCCGGAGAAAGTTGTTTGCGCAGACCGGCAGGAAAGAGAAATCTCCCTTTTCCGTCCAGCTTCACCTCAAATTCTCCGACAAGTCCAGCCATAGCTATTAATAATGGGTAAAATTAGGGAGAATCACCCACTTTTTACCACCAAATTACACTTTGTTGATAACTTCTAACGTAGTCAACCCACACAAGGTTACAACAATTTGTTCAAAATAGCTGTTTTTACTGAATTTTTAGGGTTTTGACAATTGGTGGTAAAAAGTGGTAGAAGATGTTGAATTGTGGAAAAATCAGTGAAGGAATTGCGAAATAATCAGGAGTCCTCTTCTTTCAAAAAGACATCTATAACAGTGTTTGTGAACCGGTTAAAAACCACATCCTGGAAAAACAGATGACATCCAACCGGATCCAGTATTTTACACCTAGTCATTGAAAAGAATCCGGGATGTTTAAATCGGTCTGAGCGGTTGAAAAACCGGCCAAACATCAAAAACAGCTGAAAAATTCAGCTATTTCAGAAAAAAAATATTTTTTTCACCGCATGAGCAGAATTTGCAACACCCGGAAAATGAGCACGAAAACTTTCGGA encodes:
- a CDS encoding penicillin-binding protein translates to MSDKKDLMWRAYLVYIGFFIALIVVVVKTIMIQSEGSASLFTATKEKIPTRAVKKYPRRGEVLDRNYTPLITSVSFFDIHMDPTVVDQDVFDKEIGALCAGLSKIFPETSARDFENYIRKGRARQRRYITIKLKATNEQRHRVEELPIFNLGRNKGGLIDTDETILRKRPHGEILKRTLGYYQNNGNSKELRVGIEGAYNEILAGEPGEEVEQRISSGWKKTGKMIREPIEGADLITSIDMEIQEVAHSELYRQLKNQGAKSGCVIVMDVKTGFVRAVSNLQMASDGEYYELYNHAIGTKEVPGSTFKLASLMAALEDQKISLDDTVNADGEYQFYNLKLTDSNPYGYGRITIRRAFELSSNVIARVINNAYRREPQVFIDRLRSFGIGDSLGVDLQGEPRPTLYAPGTKQWSGISLPWMSIGYEVQQTPLQTLAFYNAVANNGTLVRPQFVEHIRRGQRIVKSFKPIVLRPKICSDKTLRLMQECLKGVVKRGTGSALKSALFDIAGKTGTAVVQNADGRYGEDGNKTYQASFVGYFPADEPLYSCIVVVAAPSKDIYGATVSGTVFSAIANKVYSNSLNYHKAINEEKKRAEEAPLIKDGNINDLLVVLKRLHLPYQMDAYSEWSRVRGSESHISIVPRKISSTTVPSVTGLTAKDAVYLIERLGMHVYIRGSGKVVKQTIPAGSPAVAGGLMELILE
- the rsmH gene encoding 16S rRNA (cytosine(1402)-N(4))-methyltransferase RsmH; the encoded protein is MTNNDATYHVPVMLQECLDGLNINPDGVYVDVTFGGGGHSRAIFEKLSSKGKLIVFDQDPDARANAWEAPNFHFVAANFAFLKNHLRVLGIPAVDGILADLGVSSHQFDDAKRGFSIRSNEALDMRMNQAGDFTAAKIVQTYDEEQLAAIFRKYGELDHPFKTAVELVKARNKSKIKTTGELMEALMPVAPKFKDHKFFAQVFQALRIEVNQEMDVLEKFLLQTADVLKPDGRLVVMSYHSLEDRLVKNLMKRGNLDGSIEKDFFGKVLKPFEEVNRKPILPTEEEIQRNTRARSAKLRIAKRVADGK
- a CDS encoding FtsL-like putative cell division protein; protein product: MENEYREREENPMDAVRGKSSRTTYSTEIPNENPGKKSSKKTASAKAGPKPKAAAASNVKPKRQNLLIQVLNGEILTRDFVLNNLTFIFFILLLLMLMVAKGYYGKQLQKDITDLQADVDAQTAEYIENKARLEESTSRYRLVQALEKRGLKETVNPVKVIRLKRKE
- the mraZ gene encoding division/cell wall cluster transcriptional repressor MraZ, encoding MAGLVGEFEVKLDGKGRFLFPAGLRKQLSPEAQEQFMLNKGFEECLTLYPMNEWEKLSLKLSKLNLFKPQNRMFYRLFHQGAKQIALDNAGRILIPVMHMERVGLDKDVMLIAYNDRIEIWDKSKYFELIDGNMADFADLADEVMGDLGNDDE